The following coding sequences are from one Sciurus carolinensis chromosome 11, mSciCar1.2, whole genome shotgun sequence window:
- the LOC124959200 gene encoding olfactory receptor 5L1-like: protein MTEKNCTTVTEFILLGLSDVPELRVPLFLVFLLIYGVTVLANLGMVPLIQLSSHLHTPMYFFLSHLSFVDFCYSTIIVPKILANIFSKDKAISFQGCMVQLYLFCTYAITEVFLLAVMAYDCFVAICNPLLYMVIMSQKLCAELVSGCYLLASVSAVIHLCLTLDIPGYKSNVINHFFCDLPQLLNLAFSDVTVNEVLLFIVVNFNEVITIIILTSYLFILITILKMCSAEGRHKAYSSCASHLTAIVIFHGTILFIYCQPSSGTSLDIDKVTTVFYTVMIPMLNPLIYSLRNKDVKEALRKVVDSKMLSRVLT from the coding sequence ATGACGGAGAAAAACTGCACCACTGTGACTGAGTTCATTCTCCTGGGATTGTCAGATGTCCCCGAGCTGAGAGTCCCTCTCTTCCTGGTGTTCCTTCTCATCTATGGAGTCACAGTTCTGGCCAACCTGGGCATGGTCCCACTGATCCAGCTCAGCTCTCACctgcacactcccatgtactttttcctcagtcaCTTGTCCTTTGTGGACTTCTGCTACTCCACAATCATAGTGCCCAAAATACTGGCCAACATCTTTTCCAAGGACAAAGCCATTTCTTTCCAGGGCTGCATGGTGCAactctatttattttgtacttatgcAATCACAGAGGTCTTCctgctggcagtgatggcctatgactgctttgtggccatctgcaacccaTTGTTGTACATGGTCATCATGTCCCAGAAGCTCTGTGCAGAGTTGGTCTCTGGCTGTTACCTCTTAGCATCAGTGTCTGCTGTCATTCATCTCTGCTTAACTCTTGACATCCCAGGTTACAAGTCAAATGTGATtaaccacttcttctgtgacctaCCCCAACTCTTGAATCTTGCTTTCTCTGATGTCACTGTGAATGAAGTGCTGCTCTTCATTGTAGTCAATTTCAATGAGGTCATTACCATCATCATCCTTACCTCCTACCTGTTCATCCTCATCACCATCCTGAAGATGTgctctgcagaggggaggcaCAAAGCTTATTCCAGTTGTGCCTCCCACCTCACAGCCATAGTCATCTTCCATGGAACAATCCTGTTCATTTATTGCCAGCCCAGTTCTGGCACTAGTCTGGACATTGACAAAGTGACCACAGTCTTCTACACCGTGAtgatccccatgctgaaccccctgatctacagcctgaggaacaaggatgtgaaagaaGCTCTCAGAAAAGTGGTGGATTCCAAAATGTTATCCAGGGTGTTAACATAA
- the LOC124959983 gene encoding olfactory receptor 5L1-like: MDKENCSTVTEFILLGLSDVPELRVPLFLVFLLIYGVTVLANLGIVALIQLSSHLHTPMYFFLSHLSFVDFCYSSVIVPKMLANIFTKDKAISFPACMVQFYLFCTCVVTEVVLLAVMAYDRFVAICNPLLYMVIMSQKLCAELVSGCYLLASVSALIHLFLALEIPFHRSNGINHFFCDLFPLLSLACSDVSVNEVLLFIVATFNESMTIVIILTSYLFILITILKIHSAEGRHKAFSTCASHLIAIVHVHGTILSIYCRPLSGNVGDADKVATVFYTVVIPMLNPLIYSLRNKDVKETLRKTLSSKTHS, encoded by the coding sequence ATGGATAAGGAAAACTGTTCCACTGTGACAGAGTTCATTCTCCTGGGATTGTCAGATGTTCCCGAGCTGAGAGTCCCTCTCTTCCTGGTGTTCCTTCTCATCTATGGAGTCACAGTTCTGGCCAACCTGGGCATAGTTGCACTGATCCAGCTCAGCTCTCACctgcacactcccatgtactttttcctcagtcaCTTGTCCTTTGTGGACTTCTGCTACTCCTCAGTCATAGTGCCCAAAATGCTGGCCAACATATTTACCAAGGACAAAGCCATCTCCTTCCCAGCCTGCATGGTACAATTCTATTTGTTTTGCACTTGTGTGGTCACAGAGGTCGTCctgctggcagtgatggcctatgaccgctttgtggccatctgcaacccaTTGCTGTACATGGTCATCATGTCCCAGAAGCTCTGTGCAGAGTTGGTCTCTGGTTGTTACCTCTTAGCATCAGTGTCGGctctcattcatttgtttttggcCCTTGAGATCCCTTTCCACAGATCAAATGGGAtcaaccacttcttctgtgacctaTTCCCTCTCCTAAGTCTTGCCTGCTCTGATGTCAGTGTGAATGAGGTGCTGCTGTTCATTGTGGCTACTTTCAATGAATCTATGACCATTGTGATCATCCTCACCTCCTACCTGTTCATCCTCATCACCATCCTGAAGATACACTCTGCAGAGGGGAGACACaaagctttttccacctgtgcctcccacctcaTAGCCATCGTCCATGTTCATGGAACAATCCTTTCCATTTATTGCAGACCCCTTTCAGGCAATGTTGGAGATGCTGACAAAGTGGCCACTGTGTTCTACACTGTGGtgatccccatgctgaaccccctgATCTATAGCCTGAGGAATAAGGATGTAAAAGAAACTCTTAGAAAAACTCTCAGTTCTAAAACACATTCCTAG